The bacterium genome window below encodes:
- a CDS encoding sugar phosphate isomerase/epimerase yields the protein MESMIAVAQMYTVRDQCQTVADTAKTCKKLKEIGFNYVQASGIKEPKDVKTLKQIFDDNGLIACTTHRPNYAEVIEDTDRVIDEHKYLGSVSVICGLPIQYFNRDGFYKASEELGNVIDKVNSAGMILGIHNHSGEFERFDGQTGLQILLDNCKGLESELDVYWAQNGGADPAWWIEYFAGRCSQIHFKDMGIQEHKQVMPPIGEGNLNWERILSACKKAGSKYAIIEMDRPTIDGFEAFKISLENMQKWGIKP from the coding sequence ATGGAGAGTATGATTGCGGTAGCGCAGATGTATACAGTTAGAGACCAGTGCCAGACGGTTGCAGATACAGCTAAAACCTGTAAAAAATTGAAAGAAATTGGGTTTAATTATGTACAAGCGTCGGGTATAAAAGAACCTAAAGATGTTAAAACATTGAAACAAATTTTTGATGATAATGGACTTATTGCTTGCACAACCCACAGACCTAATTATGCAGAAGTAATCGAAGATACAGATAGAGTTATTGATGAGCATAAATATTTGGGTAGTGTCTCTGTTATTTGTGGGTTACCAATACAATATTTCAACAGGGATGGTTTTTACAAAGCATCTGAAGAACTCGGCAATGTGATAGATAAAGTAAACTCAGCTGGGATGATATTGGGAATACATAACCACTCAGGTGAATTTGAAAGGTTTGACGGTCAAACTGGGTTACAAATATTACTTGATAACTGTAAAGGGCTTGAATCTGAACTAGATGTTTATTGGGCTCAAAACGGTGGTGCTGACCCTGCATGGTGGATAGAATATTTTGCTGGAAGGTGTAGCCAAATACATTTCAAAGATATGGGTATACAGGAACATAAACAAGTAATGCCACCTATCGGAGAAGGTAACCTTAACTGGGAACGGATACTTTCTGCGTGTAAAAAAGCAGGTTCCAAATATGCTATTATCGAAATGGATAGACCAACCATCGACGGGTTTGAAGCATTTAAGATAAGTCTTGAAAATATGCAGAAGTGGGGGATAAAACCTTAA